The DNA window CCCTCAGTAGCCACTCATAACTTATGCAGAAGCAAAATTGTGGTTTCTCACCAGTTCGGCTGACGTTTGTAGAACGTTCCCCCAACGTCACACAGCTCAAATTTTAAGTGAGGGGGAAATATATGTCATTGTGAGAGGTGTTCCACGAATGAGCATCGGACGACGAACACGCGGCTCCGATGAACAGTACCGGAAGGACTCCTCGCGTCCGGCGCCGGTCTCGCGCTACGACGTCGTGCTCGCGCTCCTGCCGCTGGCTATCTTGCTTCCGGCCGTCGCGAGCGGCCTCCTCGGACTGTCGCTCCATACCGCCCTCGCCGCCGGCTCCATCTTTGGCGTTCTGGTGCTGGCCGACGCGCTCTTCTTGCACCCGCCGACGGGCGGCGGACCGACGAACTGACTGAGATTCTCCGGCCACGTCCCAGCGCGCTTACAGAGTTTCGAGGCGATAGCCCACGACTTCAGCCGAAAACCGGCGAAACGTTGATCATGCCGGCATTAGACGGTCGTGGTATCGAGTCCGAGGTAAGGATACGCACCCTTCGCGGGGGTAGATGAAGCCCGCTATCTCGGTCGGGGGCCGAACTGGCTCGGCCCACAACCCCACCGCCTACGAATGGGGAACCTCCCGCCGTGGTCTGCCCGGTCCGTGACCGGGAACCCTACGGCTTTAGCCGTGGGAGGATGTCAGTCCTGCTGTGCGTCCACGACAGCGACGCCTGCCAGATTGACGATATCTTTCACTTCGTCGCCGCGCTGGAGGACGTGGACCGGCTTGTCCATTCCGACGAGCATCGGGCCGATAGCCTCCGCGCCGCCCAGCCGCTGGAGGAGTTTGTAGCCGATGTTGCCCGCTTCGAGGTTCGGGAAGACGAGCACGTTCGCGGGGTCGTCGAGTTCGGAGAACTCGTAGGTACCCGTGAGGATGTCCTCGACTACGGCTGTGTCGGCCTGCATCTCCCCGTCGACGGGGAAGTCGACGCGGTCGTCGGCCTGCAAGTCGGCGACGGCATCCCGGGGCTTCTGGGTGCCGGCGTTGTCGACGCTGCCGAAGTTCGAATAGGAGAGCATCGCGGCGCGGGGCTCGACGTTGAACCGGCGGGCCAGGTCGGCGGTATGGCGGGTCACCTCCGCCAGCACGTCGGCGTCGGGGTTCTGGTTGACGGTGGTGTCGGCACAGAAGACGACCTGGTTCTTGAACGTCAACATGTAGACGCCGGCGGCGTAGTCGGCGTCCTCGGCGGTGCCGATGACCTGCAGCGGCGGGCGCAGCGCCCGCGGGTAGTGGTGGGTCAGCCCCGTCAGCATCGCGTCGGCGTCGCCCATCTCCACCATGACGCTGCCCAGGTAGTTCCCGTTCCGACACAGCTCTGCGGCCTCGCGGCGGGTGACGCCCTTGCGCTGGCGCAGTTCGTACAGCCGGTCGGCGTAGGCGTCGATGTCGGCCGTCTCCGGGTCCACGACGACTGGGTCGAACTCCAGGCCGAACCGACGGCGGGTCGCCTCAATCTTCTCTGCGTCGCCCAGCAGGACCGGTTCGGCGATGCCCTGCTCGACGAGCTGGTAGGCGGCTCGGATCATCTTCTCGTCGTCGCCCTCGCCCAGCACCACGCGCTTGGGGTCGCTCTTTGCCTTGTTGAGGACGACGCGCATCATCTCGCGCGATTTCCCCAGCCGGGCCTCCAGCTGCTCGACGTAGGCGTCGGTGTCGAGCTCCGTGCGTGCACAGCCGCTGTCCATCGCAGCCTGTGCGACGGCGGGGGTCACCTCGAAGAGGACCCGCGGGTCCAGCGGCTTCGGGATGATGTACTCGGGGCCGAACTGCAGCGGCTGGTCGCCGTAGGCCTTGACGACAGCGTCGGGCACGTCCTTGCGCGCCAGCTCGGCCAGCGCTTCGGCGGCGGCGACTTTCATCGCCTCGTTGATCTCCGTCGCGCGCACGTCAAGCGCACCGCGGAAGATGAAGGGGAACCCGAGCACGTTGTTGACCTGGTTCGGGTAGTCCGACCGGCCAGTCGCCATGATGACCGTATCGTCGCGGGCGTGTTTGGCCGTCTCGTAGTCGATTTCGGGGTCCGGATTGGCCATCGCGAAGATGATGGGGTCCGCGGCCATCGACTGGACCATCGCCTCGTCGACGATGCCGCCGACGGAGAGCCCGACGAACACGTCCGCACCGTCCATCGCGTCGGCCAGGTCGCCCTCCGGGACGTCGCGGGCGAAGGCCGATTTGAACTCGTTGAGGTCTTCTTGGTCGGCCCGGTCGGCCGTGATGACACCCGAGGAGTCACACATCGTGATGTTCTCCCGCTTTGCGCCCAGCGAGACGTAGAACTCCGCCGTCGCGATAGCGCTGGCGCCCGCGCCGGAGAAGACGATATCGAGGTCGGAAAGGTCCTTGCCCGCGATGTCGGCGGCGTTGACCAGGGCCGCCCCGGAGATGATGGCGGTACCGTGCTGGTCGTCGTGGAACACGGGGATGTCCATCGTCTCCCGGAGCCGGCGCTCCACCTCGAAACACTCCGGCGCGGCGATATCTTCGAGATTGATGCCGCCGAAGGTCGGCTCCATCGCCTTGATGGCGTTGACCATCACGTCCACGTCTTCGTCGGTGTCGAGTTCGATGTCGAAGACGTCGATGTCGGCGAAGCGCTTGAACAGCACGCCCTTGCCCTCCATCACCGGCTTCGACGCTTCCGGGCCGATGTCACCGAGCCCGAGCACGGCCGTCCCGTCGGAGACCACGCCGACGAGATTCCCCTTGGCGGTGTACCGGAATGCCTTCTCGCTGTCGGTGGCGATCTCCTCGCAGGGGGCGGCCACGCCGGGCGAGTACGCCAGCGAGAGGTCCCGCTGGGTGTTGGTCGGTTTGGTCGTCGCTATCTCTATCTTCCCGGGCGGGTCCTGGCTGTGATACTCCAGTGCGTCCTCGTCGAGTCCCATAGGGAATGCCAGTCAGGCGACGGTATAAATGTACGCTGGGCCATGGGCGGTGTCGTCGGCTGGCTCCCCGCGAGCGCAAAGAGCGATTCCTAAGTACGTCGAGTCCTCAGTGGCAACTATGACCACCCGTTTCCGCCAGTTGCTCACGGCGACGACGGCGCTGACCTTCGGTCTCATCCTGCTCGGGGTGTACACCGGGGCCATCGGCGCCGGCCTGACCTGTGGCGCGCGCTGGCCGCTGTGTGACGGCTGGATGGGTCTGTTCCCGGCCAACTGGGCGAGCTTCGTCGAGTGGTTCCACCGACTGGTCGCGATGATTACCGGCTTCGCCATCATCGGCTCGACCGTCGCCGCCTGGCGCGGTGACTACTCCTCGCGCATCAAGTACGCCACCGCGGTCGCCACCGTGGTGCTGCCGGTCCAGATATTCCTCGGTGCGAACACCATCGTCAACTTCGGCGCCCTCGCACAGGTGCTCCACCACACCGCCGCGCTGGCAATCCTGACCGCGATGGTCGCCGCGACCGCGTGGTCGTTCGACGCGCCCGCGACCACTGCCACTGCCGACACGGCTGCCGAGTCGGGAACTGATACCGACGCGACGCCGAGTTCGGACTGAGAACGCGGCTCCGCTGAAACTCACAGCATCTGAAAGGAATCGCGTGCTGAATACAGAGGGTGTGTGTATCAAAACTTCTTTTTCCTTCTACAGAAAATACAGAGGAAATGCCCTCCGATGAGACGTATAACTGGGTAGTTCACGCGATAGCTCCCGGTCTCACAGGTGTCTTCGTCATTTTCGTTATCCTCTACGGGTTGATCATTGCCCAGCAATTACTACTTTCTTTCTTGGTCGCGCTGTTTGGAATCGCTGTGTATATCGCATGGATAGCCCTCAGCTCTACAGAAAATACACGGGAAATGCCCTCCGATGAGACGTATAAATGGATAGTTCACGCGATAGCTCTCGGTCTCACAGGTGTCTTCGTCATTTTCGTCCTCTTCTACGGGTTGATCATTGCCCAGCAATTCCTACTTTCTTTCCTGATCGCACTGTTTGGACTCGCTTTGTATATCGCATGGGTAATCCTCAGCTAACCACCTTGCAAGATTCGCGCTGTGTATTCAGCACGACTGCTGAAAGATATCGTCGATTGAGGGTTTCGACGAGGTCAAATTCTCGCGTTCCGAGCCCTCACATGAAATCGGAGAGGCCCGACTGCTGGTCGTCCTCGTCGGCGTCGTCGCTGTCGGGCGTCTCCGCTGTCCCGTCGTCCGTCTCTTCAGTTTCTGCGCCGCCCAGCGTCGCCTGGGCGTCGGCCTCGTCGTCGCCGGAGTCGGCGTCACCGTCGTCTTCGTCGCCTTCGTCACCCGCCCCGTTCGCGACGGCGCCCTCGAAGGCGCCCCCGGAGTGTTCGACGGCCGCTTCCTCCCGCAGTCGCTCGGCGTCCTCGACGACGGACTGGACCTTGTTCGTGGACTCGCCCGAGCCCGTGATGAAGGAGACGTGGTCGGCCTCTAGCTCGTAGGTCGCGGCCATCGCCACGGTCAGTTCGCGGTTCTTGCAGTGGTGAGTCATCGTCGCGAGGAACGGCATAATCTCGCGGCGGGCCGTCCGCATGGAGACGCCGTCGGTGGCCGCTATCTTCTGGGCGACGTAGTCTCTGGTGTTGCGCGTCCCTTTCGAGCGACCGAGTTTCGACCAGTAGCTGGGCGGGCCATAGCGGGTCCACCCGCCCTTCTCCCCGTCGCGAGCGGCGGCCACCCCGGCCGTCATCGCGTCGCCCGCGTAGCGCCAGAAGGAGTAGTTCTGGGTCGCACGCACCCGCCCGAGCCAGCGGTCGGCGTCCGACAGCGAGCGGTAGGCCCGCGCGAGCTCCGCGCCTTCGTAATCCTTTGGCATGTTGTCCTCGATCCAGTTGATGAGGTCGTCGGGCGTCTCGTCGACGTCGTAACTGTCCTTCAGCGCCGTCTCGGCGTCGCCCTCCTTCAGCACGACATCGAGGTACTCGAAGATGCCCGAGGAGGTGTCCCGTTCGCCCGAGACGTAGTCGTCGGCCTCGATGCGGTCTCTGCCCTCGGCTGTCGCCTGGAGGTCCTTGATAGCTCCCCGTAGGTCGCCGCTGTTCTGCTCGGCGATGTCCTCGATGGCTGCGTCGGTGTACTCGATGCTCTCTTTCCGGCAGATGTCACGCAGGACCGGCACGATAGAGCGTTTCTGGACCGGGGAGAACTCGATGTCCTGACAGCTGTTCCGGAGGCTGTTCGACATCTCGTAGTACTCGTTGGCGATGAGTATC is part of the Haloarcula salinisoli genome and encodes:
- a CDS encoding NADP-dependent malic enzyme, giving the protein MGLDEDALEYHSQDPPGKIEIATTKPTNTQRDLSLAYSPGVAAPCEEIATDSEKAFRYTAKGNLVGVVSDGTAVLGLGDIGPEASKPVMEGKGVLFKRFADIDVFDIELDTDEDVDVMVNAIKAMEPTFGGINLEDIAAPECFEVERRLRETMDIPVFHDDQHGTAIISGAALVNAADIAGKDLSDLDIVFSGAGASAIATAEFYVSLGAKRENITMCDSSGVITADRADQEDLNEFKSAFARDVPEGDLADAMDGADVFVGLSVGGIVDEAMVQSMAADPIIFAMANPDPEIDYETAKHARDDTVIMATGRSDYPNQVNNVLGFPFIFRGALDVRATEINEAMKVAAAEALAELARKDVPDAVVKAYGDQPLQFGPEYIIPKPLDPRVLFEVTPAVAQAAMDSGCARTELDTDAYVEQLEARLGKSREMMRVVLNKAKSDPKRVVLGEGDDEKMIRAAYQLVEQGIAEPVLLGDAEKIEATRRRFGLEFDPVVVDPETADIDAYADRLYELRQRKGVTRREAAELCRNGNYLGSVMVEMGDADAMLTGLTHHYPRALRPPLQVIGTAEDADYAAGVYMLTFKNQVVFCADTTVNQNPDADVLAEVTRHTADLARRFNVEPRAAMLSYSNFGSVDNAGTQKPRDAVADLQADDRVDFPVDGEMQADTAVVEDILTGTYEFSELDDPANVLVFPNLEAGNIGYKLLQRLGGAEAIGPMLVGMDKPVHVLQRGDEVKDIVNLAGVAVVDAQQD
- a CDS encoding cytochrome AA3 biosynthesis protein, translating into MTTRFRQLLTATTALTFGLILLGVYTGAIGAGLTCGARWPLCDGWMGLFPANWASFVEWFHRLVAMITGFAIIGSTVAAWRGDYSSRIKYATAVATVVLPVQIFLGANTIVNFGALAQVLHHTAALAILTAMVAATAWSFDAPATTATADTAAESGTDTDATPSSD
- a CDS encoding replication factor C large subunit; this encodes MDWTEKYRPSTLSEVRGNNKARDSLKEWADTWDDHREAVILHGTPGVGKTSAAHALAGDMGWPTIELNASDTRTKDVINQVAGEAAKSGTLTAGGAGRRLVIMDEADNIHGNSDRGGARAIGSLVKEAGQPMILIANEYYEMSNSLRNSCQDIEFSPVQKRSIVPVLRDICRKESIEYTDAAIEDIAEQNSGDLRGAIKDLQATAEGRDRIEADDYVSGERDTSSGIFEYLDVVLKEGDAETALKDSYDVDETPDDLINWIEDNMPKDYEGAELARAYRSLSDADRWLGRVRATQNYSFWRYAGDAMTAGVAAARDGEKGGWTRYGPPSYWSKLGRSKGTRNTRDYVAQKIAATDGVSMRTARREIMPFLATMTHHCKNRELTVAMAATYELEADHVSFITGSGESTNKVQSVVEDAERLREEAAVEHSGGAFEGAVANGAGDEGDEDDGDADSGDDEADAQATLGGAETEETDDGTAETPDSDDADEDDQQSGLSDFM